TCGTTGGCTGATCGAAATAGATCAATACATTCCGACAAAAAACGATGTCGAATGTCCCAAGAATAGATAAGTCACCAAGCAAATTCATGTGACGCAAGCTCACCATCTTGCGAATATCCTCATTAACCCGCCACCGGTTATCGTTCTCCTGAGAAAAATATTTAACAAGAAGTTGAATGGGAAGGCCGCGCTGCACTTCGAACTGCGTATAAATCCCCGTCCTTGCCCTCTCAAGGGACTCATCGGATATATCCGTAGCAACAATCTCGACCTCACGATTCCCAAGCTTTGCCACCTCCTCTTTAAGAATCATGGCGAGAGTATATGGCTCCTGCCCGGTGGCGGCGGCAGCGCACCAAATTCGTATTTTCTTTGTCCCGGGGCGATTTTCCAGCAAGGCGGGTAGAATGCTTTCCTGGAATATCTTGAACGGCTTTCCATCCCGAAAAAAGAACGATTCGTTTGTCGTCATCGCATCCGTAATCTCACGAATAAGCTCTTCATTCTTATCACACCGAATGGCTTCAACGAGACCATCCAGGCTTTTCAGGTTTCGCTGGCGCACAAACGGCATCAACCGCGCCTCAACCAGATATGCCTTATTGTCCGAGAGCACGAGGCCAGAACGCCGGTACAGAAGATCACAGAGATACTTGAAGTTTTTTGGAATCATCCGGCTCTTCCAGATGCCAGTTCATTGATATAGGTCGGAATCTCAACCAGAGGCAGGACGGTGCTGCATAGGCCTGTCGTCGCAACCGCCCCCGGCATCCCCCAAATGACACTTGTTGCTTCGTCCTGGGCGACCACGATGCCACCAGAAGCGATAATCTTCTCGCAACCTTTAGAACCATCGCGCCCCATGCCCGTGAGAATAAGGGCAAGCACGCGGCTGCCATACACCTCCGCAAGGCTTCGCAACATCGGATCGACAGCTGGYCGACAAAAGTTTTCAGGCGRCGTTTGYAAAAGGCGAATGCACTTCCCCTGCACATTTTTTTCTACGACCATGTGGAAACCTCCAGGCGCCATATATGCCTTGCCCGCCTCTACCCGCTCTCCATCAACCGCCTCGGCGCAGGGGATTTCACTGATCCGATTGATATGCGCGGCAAGAATAGCCGTAAAAGTCGGTGGCATGTGCTGCGTAATAAAAATCGGCAAGCCAAACTTGCCAAGGTTTTCCAGAACCGTGAAAAGCGCTTGCGGTCCGCCCGTCGAACTACCAATGGCGACGACCTGCGGCATATCAAGAGAAGGCTTGCGCAAAACGATCGGGGCATTCCCGTAGAGCCCCCCATCTTTTTCCTTCTTGACGACGAATTTTATGCCGGCAACGGCCTTTGGGGCGACCTGCTTACTGCGACGTCTGTTACCAAGGCCTCGGACCTTCTCAAGAAGTTCGCGCCCAAAATCCCCTGAAGCGCCGACGTCACTTGTCGCGGTTGGCTTTGGAATGTAATCCGCTGCCCCCGAGGAAAGGGCCCGCAAGCTTACCTCTGCGTTTTTCAGAGACAATGTCGAAGCGATAATGATCTGAAGTTTTGGATCCTGCTCAAGAAGCAGTGGCAACGCCGTCATGCCACCCATAACCGGCATCTCAATATCCAGAACAATGACCTCTATGTCATACCGGCCCAATGCCTTGATTGCCTGCTCGCCATTGGCAGCGGATGCAACGACGGTAATGTCACCACCTTTTTCAAGAATTTTCGTCAACAGACCTCGAATAACAACGGAATCATCCACCACCATCACACGATATGGCACCAAACTTCCGGCCGCCGAAGGGAGGGTGGGGCTGGGTTGAGCCAAGGTCGACATTAAAGAATTCCTGCCTGTTCAAATTTTGCTTGGAGAATTTCACTGTCAAAAGGCTTCATGATGTATTCGTTTGCACCCGCCTGTATGGCTGCCTGTATGTGCTTAATGTCGTTTTCAGTGGTGCACAAAACGACGATAGGACTATCCCCTCCTTCAAGCTTACGAAGCGCCTCCAGAAATTCGAGGCCATTCATGACCGGCATATTCCAATCAAGAAGGACGGCATCTGGCATAGCCTGCTTGCAAATTTCAAGCGCCTCACTTCCATTGGAAGCTTCTTTGCTTTTTAAGTTAAGCCCCTCAAGAATGCGCCTCGCGATTGTTCTAATTACTTTCGAATCATCAACTATCAAGCAAAGTTTCATATCCATCCTCCGCAAATATGCTGCGGTTTTTCGC
Above is a genomic segment from Rhodospirillaceae bacterium containing:
- a CDS encoding chemotaxis protein CheR; translated protein: MIPKNFKYLCDLLYRRSGLVLSDNKAYLVEARLMPFVRQRNLKSLDGLVEAIRCDKNEELIREITDAMTTNESFFFRDGKPFKIFQESILPALLENRPGTKKIRIWCAAAATGQEPYTLAMILKEEVAKLGNREVEIVATDISDESLERARTGIYTQFEVQRGLPIQLLVKYFSQENDNRWRVNEDIRKMVSLRHMNLLGDLSILGTFDIVFCRNVLIYFDQPTKIQVLEKLSKRMASDGVLFLGGAETVLGISDSFKPMLGARGAYGMGGSDGAVGMVAALSSAPVAQQTASQA
- a CDS encoding chemotaxis response regulator protein-glutamate methylesterase; this encodes MVVDDSVVIRGLLTKILEKGGDITVVASAANGEQAIKALGRYDIEVIVLDIEMPVMGGMTALPLLLEQDPKLQIIIASTLSLKNAEVSLRALSSGAADYIPKPTATSDVGASGDFGRELLEKVRGLGNRRRSKQVAPKAVAGIKFVVKKEKDGGLYGNAPIVLRKPSLDMPQVVAIGSSTGGPQALFTVLENLGKFGLPIFITQHMPPTFTAILAAHINRISEIPCAEAVDGERVEAGKAYMAPGGFHMVVEKNVQGKCIRLLQTXPENFCRPAVDPMLRSLAEVYGSRVLALILTGMGRDGSKGCEKIIASGGIVVAQDEATSVIWGMPGAVATTGLCSTVLPLVEIPTYINELASGRAG
- a CDS encoding two-component system response regulator; translated protein: MKLCLIVDDSKVIRTIARRILEGLNLKSKEASNGSEALEICKQAMPDAVLLDWNMPVMNGLEFLEALRKLEGGDSPIVVLCTTENDIKHIQAAIQAGANEYIMKPFDSEILQAKFEQAGIL